One window of the Mycobacterium haemophilum DSM 44634 genome contains the following:
- the pstA gene encoding phosphate ABC transporter permease PstA, translating to MRSLAVRRKMVNALFWAGCLCCLAVVVAPTFWMLIGVVSRALPVFHLHVLTQDTQGNGGGLRNAIIGTVVLALGVALVGGTVSVLAGIYLSEFATGRKRSMLRGAYEVLSGIPAIVLGYVGYLTLVVAFDWGFSLAAGVLALSVMSIPYITKATESALAQVPTSYREGAEALGLPVTWTLRKIVLKPALPGIVTGMLVALALAISETAPMLYTAGWSNSVPTGQLTHSPIGYLTYPIWTFYNLPSKSAQDLSYNAAFLLIVFLLLLIVFGRLITWFARRHSES from the coding sequence ATGAGGTCGCTCGCCGTTCGGCGCAAGATGGTCAACGCGCTGTTCTGGGCGGGCTGCCTGTGCTGCCTGGCGGTGGTGGTGGCCCCGACGTTCTGGATGCTGATCGGAGTCGTCAGCCGTGCGTTGCCGGTGTTCCACTTACATGTGCTGACCCAGGACACCCAGGGCAACGGTGGCGGCCTGCGCAACGCCATCATCGGTACCGTCGTCCTGGCCCTCGGGGTCGCGCTGGTGGGTGGCACGGTGAGCGTGTTGGCCGGGATCTACCTGTCCGAGTTCGCCACCGGGAGGAAACGCTCGATGCTGCGCGGCGCCTACGAGGTGCTGTCCGGTATCCCGGCCATCGTGCTCGGCTACGTCGGCTATCTGACCCTCGTGGTCGCCTTCGACTGGGGGTTTTCCCTGGCGGCCGGGGTACTGGCGCTGTCGGTGATGAGCATTCCGTATATCACCAAGGCCACCGAGTCCGCGCTTGCCCAGGTGCCGACGTCCTACCGGGAAGGTGCTGAAGCACTCGGGCTGCCCGTCACGTGGACGCTGCGCAAGATCGTGCTGAAACCGGCACTGCCCGGCATCGTCACCGGCATGCTGGTGGCTCTTGCGCTGGCGATCAGCGAGACGGCCCCGATGCTCTACACCGCGGGTTGGTCGAATTCCGTCCCGACCGGGCAGCTCACCCACTCGCCGATCGGTTACCTGACCTATCCGATCTGGACGTTTTACAACCTGCCGTCGAAATCGGCCCAGGACCTGTCCTATAACGCGGCGTTCTTGCTGATCGTGTTCCTGCTGCTGCTGATCGTTTTCGGTCGGCTGATCACCTGGTTTGCCCGGCGGCATTCGGAATCCTAA
- the pstC gene encoding phosphate ABC transporter permease subunit PstC, which translates to MSQLRNLSRTGLGIRWAGGVAAVIPMLALVFVLATLVIEALPAIRLNGLHFFTATDWNPGNTYGNTVVSRGVAHPIGAYYGAWPLIFGTLVSSAIALIVAVPVSIGAALAIAERLPKRLASAVGMVLELLAGIPSVVVGLWGALTFGPFIAHHIAPVIARTAPDVPVLNYFRGNTGNGEGMLVSGLVLAVMIIPIIASTTRDLVKQVPLLPREGATALGMSDWECARRVTLPWVSSGIVGAVVLGLGRALGETMAVAMVSGAELGAMPTNIYSSMTTIAATVVSQLDSALTDSTNFAVMTLAEVSLVLMVITLLTNVAARGLVHRASNTALPVGRGV; encoded by the coding sequence CTGAGCCAGCTTCGTAACCTCAGCCGCACCGGCCTCGGCATCCGGTGGGCCGGCGGCGTGGCTGCGGTGATCCCGATGCTGGCGCTGGTGTTCGTGCTGGCGACGTTGGTTATCGAGGCGCTGCCGGCGATCCGGCTCAACGGGTTGCACTTCTTCACGGCCACCGACTGGAATCCGGGCAACACCTACGGCAACACCGTTGTCAGCCGCGGCGTTGCACATCCGATCGGCGCCTACTACGGGGCATGGCCGCTGATTTTCGGCACCCTGGTCAGCTCGGCGATCGCCCTGATCGTCGCGGTGCCGGTGTCCATCGGAGCGGCGTTGGCGATCGCCGAACGGTTACCGAAACGTCTCGCCTCCGCCGTCGGCATGGTGCTCGAATTGCTCGCCGGCATCCCCAGCGTTGTCGTCGGCCTGTGGGGAGCGCTGACGTTCGGGCCGTTCATCGCCCACCACATCGCTCCGGTGATCGCCCGCACCGCTCCGGATGTGCCGGTGCTCAACTACTTCCGCGGCAACACCGGTAACGGAGAGGGCATGTTGGTTTCCGGCCTAGTGCTGGCGGTGATGATCATTCCCATCATCGCCAGCACCACCCGTGACTTGGTCAAACAGGTGCCCCTGCTGCCCCGCGAGGGCGCGACCGCGTTGGGGATGTCCGACTGGGAGTGCGCGCGCCGAGTCACCCTGCCGTGGGTGTCCAGCGGCATCGTCGGCGCCGTGGTTCTCGGACTTGGGCGCGCGCTGGGGGAGACGATGGCCGTCGCAATGGTCTCCGGAGCGGAGTTGGGCGCGATGCCGACCAACATCTATTCGAGTATGACCACGATCGCCGCCACCGTGGTGTCCCAGCTGGATTCGGCGCTGACCGACTCCACCAACTTCGCGGTAATGACGCTCGCCGAGGTTTCTCTGGTGTTGATGGTGATCACCCTGCTGACGAATGTGGCCGCGCGGGGGCTGGTACACCGGGCGTCGAATACCGCGCTGCCCGTGGGACGAGGTGTTTGA
- the pstS gene encoding phosphate ABC transporter substrate-binding protein PstS: MMIRLRTLLAAVPLVLVAACGSNSTSGSSGPGAGGNPASPATAPATSKVTLSETGSTLLNPLFNLWGPAYQAKYPNVTITAQGTGSGTGIAQAAAGTVDIGASDAYLSQGDMATHKGLMNIALAISAQQINYNLPGVSEHLKLNGKVLAAMYQGTIKTWNDPQIAALNPGVNLPGTAVVPLHRSDGSGDTFLFTQYLAKQDPDGWGKSPGFGTTVDFPAVPGALGENGNGGMVTGCAETPGCVAYIGISFLDHANQKGLGEAQLGNASGNYLLPDAQSIQAAAASFASQTPANQVISLIDGPAASGYPIVNYEYAIVNSNQKDAATAQTLQAFLHWAVTDGNNTSFLDQVHFQPLPAAVAKLSDAQIAKIAS; this comes from the coding sequence GTGATGATTCGTTTGCGTACCTTGTTGGCTGCCGTGCCGCTGGTCTTGGTGGCAGCCTGCGGTTCGAACTCAACAAGTGGTTCGTCCGGTCCCGGGGCCGGCGGTAACCCTGCCAGCCCAGCCACCGCGCCCGCGACGTCAAAGGTCACGCTGTCAGAGACCGGCAGCACGCTGCTTAACCCGCTGTTCAATCTGTGGGGTCCGGCCTACCAAGCGAAGTACCCGAACGTCACGATCACCGCCCAAGGCACCGGGTCGGGTACCGGGATCGCACAGGCCGCTGCCGGGACGGTCGATATCGGCGCCTCCGACGCCTACCTGTCCCAGGGCGACATGGCTACGCACAAGGGATTGATGAACATCGCGTTAGCCATTTCCGCTCAGCAGATCAACTACAACCTGCCCGGTGTCAGCGAGCACCTCAAACTGAATGGCAAGGTGCTGGCGGCCATGTACCAGGGCACGATCAAAACCTGGAACGACCCGCAGATCGCCGCCCTCAACCCCGGCGTGAACCTGCCTGGCACCGCGGTCGTTCCGCTGCACCGTTCCGACGGGTCCGGTGACACGTTCTTGTTCACCCAGTATCTGGCGAAGCAAGACCCCGACGGCTGGGGTAAGTCGCCCGGCTTCGGCACCACCGTCGACTTCCCCGCCGTGCCGGGCGCGCTGGGCGAGAACGGCAACGGCGGCATGGTGACCGGCTGCGCCGAGACCCCCGGCTGCGTCGCCTACATCGGCATCAGCTTCCTCGACCACGCCAACCAGAAGGGACTGGGCGAGGCCCAGTTGGGCAATGCCTCCGGTAACTACCTGCTGCCCGACGCCCAAAGTATTCAGGCTGCCGCGGCCAGCTTCGCCTCGCAGACCCCGGCGAACCAGGTGATCTCCCTGATCGACGGGCCGGCCGCTAGCGGCTACCCGATCGTTAACTACGAGTACGCCATCGTCAACAGCAACCAGAAGGATGCCGCCACCGCGCAGACGTTGCAGGCATTCCTGCACTGGGCGGTGACCGACGGTAACAACACCTCGTTCCTGGACCAGGTGCACTTCCAGCCGCTGCCGGCGGCGGTGGCCAAGTTGTCCGACGCCCAAATCGCCAAGATCGCCAGCTAA
- the pstB gene encoding phosphate ABC transporter ATP-binding protein PstB produces MSPEQLGAETGAPKTDAADAATPAMAAVNLTLSFAAKTVLDQVSLDFPARAVTSLLGPTGSGKTTFLRTLNRMNDKVSGYRYSGDVLLAGQSIFNSSDLMEFRRRVGMLFQRPNPFPMSIMDNVVAGVRAHKMVPRKEFKSVAEAQLTEVGLWDAVKDRLGDSPFRLSGGQQQLLCLARALAVEPEVLLLDEPTSSLDPTTTEKIEGLIRSLANRLTVIMVTHDLAQAARIGHRTALFFDGRLVEEGPTEQLFSSPKHAETVRYISGLFGDRRPLGPGERQVGTTAANGGNPE; encoded by the coding sequence ATGAGCCCGGAACAGCTTGGCGCCGAAACCGGTGCCCCGAAAACTGATGCTGCTGATGCCGCGACACCGGCCATGGCGGCGGTGAACCTCACGTTGAGTTTCGCCGCCAAAACCGTGCTCGATCAGGTGAGCCTGGATTTCCCCGCCCGCGCGGTTACGTCCTTGTTGGGACCGACCGGCTCAGGGAAGACGACCTTCCTGCGCACCCTGAATCGGATGAACGACAAGGTATCCGGGTACCGGTACAGCGGTGACGTCCTGCTCGCCGGACAGAGCATCTTCAACAGCAGCGACCTGATGGAGTTCCGCCGCCGGGTCGGCATGCTATTCCAGCGTCCCAACCCGTTTCCCATGTCGATCATGGACAACGTGGTTGCCGGCGTGCGCGCGCACAAGATGGTGCCGCGCAAGGAATTCAAAAGCGTTGCTGAAGCTCAACTGACCGAGGTTGGGCTCTGGGATGCGGTCAAGGATCGGCTCGGTGATTCGCCGTTCCGGCTCTCCGGCGGTCAGCAGCAGTTGTTGTGTCTGGCCCGTGCGCTTGCGGTGGAACCGGAGGTGCTGTTGCTGGACGAGCCCACGTCCTCGCTGGACCCGACGACGACCGAAAAGATCGAAGGGCTCATTCGGTCATTGGCCAACCGGCTGACCGTGATCATGGTGACCCATGATCTCGCCCAGGCCGCCCGGATCGGTCACCGGACGGCATTATTTTTCGACGGCAGACTGGTCGAGGAAGGGCCCACCGAACAGCTGTTCTCATCGCCCAAGCATGCCGAAACGGTCCGTTACATCTCCGGACTGTTCGGCGACCGCAGGCCCCTCGGTCCCGGAGAAAGGCAAGTCGGGACCACAGCAGCAAATGGCGGAAACCCCGAATAG
- the pstS gene encoding phosphate ABC transporter substrate-binding protein PstS, which produces MKFTRSGAALTLLAASALVLSACGPNSTNTSSSGSNTSSVPVHCGGKKQLKDAGSTAQENAMEQFVYAYIRACPGYTLDYNANGSGSGVTEFINNETDLAGSDVPLDPSKGQTESAAARCGSPAWDLPTVFGPIAVTYHINGVTSLKLDGPTTAKIFNGTLTTWNDPAIAALNAGTPLPSIPIRVIFRSDKSGTTDNFQKYLDAASNGAWGKGVSETFDGGVGVGAAGNNGTSAALQNIDGSITYNEWSFAVGKQLDMAQIITSAGPDPVSITTDSVGKTIAGARIMGQGNDLVLDTSSFYKPTQPGAYPIVLATYEIVCSKYPDSATGTAVKAFMQAAIGAGQEGLDQYGSIPLPSSFQSKLAAAVNAIA; this is translated from the coding sequence GTGAAGTTCACCCGATCTGGCGCTGCGCTGACTCTGTTGGCCGCCAGCGCGCTGGTGTTATCGGCGTGCGGTCCCAACAGCACCAACACCTCGTCATCTGGATCCAACACCTCGTCGGTGCCGGTGCACTGCGGCGGCAAGAAGCAGCTTAAGGACGCCGGCTCCACCGCCCAAGAGAACGCGATGGAACAATTTGTCTACGCCTATATCCGGGCGTGCCCAGGCTATACGTTGGACTACAACGCAAACGGCTCCGGCAGCGGGGTGACGGAGTTCATCAATAACGAAACCGATTTGGCGGGGTCCGACGTGCCGTTGGATCCGTCGAAGGGTCAGACCGAGAGCGCGGCGGCGCGCTGCGGTTCGCCGGCATGGGATCTGCCGACGGTGTTTGGCCCGATCGCGGTCACCTACCACATCAACGGCGTGACGTCGCTGAAGCTAGACGGACCCACCACGGCAAAGATCTTCAACGGCACCCTCACCACGTGGAACGACCCGGCGATCGCCGCGCTCAACGCGGGCACGCCGTTGCCGTCAATACCCATTCGCGTCATCTTCCGCAGCGACAAGTCAGGTACCACGGACAACTTCCAGAAATACCTCGATGCCGCATCCAACGGTGCCTGGGGTAAAGGTGTCAGCGAGACCTTCGATGGGGGTGTCGGTGTCGGCGCCGCGGGGAATAATGGGACGTCGGCGGCCCTGCAGAACATCGACGGGTCGATCACCTACAACGAGTGGTCGTTCGCGGTGGGCAAGCAGTTGGATATGGCCCAGATCATCACGTCAGCGGGTCCGGATCCGGTCTCGATTACTACCGACTCCGTCGGCAAAACGATTGCCGGGGCCAGGATCATGGGGCAGGGCAACGACTTGGTGTTGGACACGTCGTCGTTCTACAAGCCGACGCAGCCCGGTGCGTATCCGATCGTGTTGGCGACCTATGAGATCGTCTGCTCGAAGTATCCGGATTCGGCCACCGGCACGGCGGTGAAAGCGTTTATGCAGGCCGCAATTGGTGCGGGCCAAGAAGGTTTAGACCAGTATGGGTCGATTCCGTTGCCGAGCTCGTTCCAATCTAAACTGGCGGCAGCGGTGAATGCTATCGCTTAA
- a CDS encoding serine/threonine-protein kinase PknD has protein sequence MSDTISRVGSRFGPYQLTRLLGRGGMGEVYEAEDTRKHRVVALKLISAQYSDNSEFRARMQREADTAGRLTEPHIVPIHDYGEINGQFYVEMRLIDGVSLRTMLSQYGPLSPARTVAIVRQIAAALDAAHANGVTHRDVKPENILVTGKDFAYLVDFGIARAASDPGLTQSGTAIGTYNYMAPERFTGNDVTYRADIYALACVLGECLVGAPPYRAETVERMVAAHLLEPAPRPSQLRPGMVPAAFDEVIAKGMAKNPADRYATAGDLAEAAHQALTAPEQHQEATILQHGDNATLLGTAGWAHYPGSGTDPRSMVGSAPGEETMARPVAHPATTDSGDGGWRPTGPPYYASPAGPPTFSQPPAVPDPGLNRGAAQSRRKRTRWIVVGAAVLVLVAAIGITQVLRSGLLSPSGQAAGQTVLPFNGIDFRLSPSGVAVDKAGDVYVTSEGMYGRVVELAPGSSTPTVLPFSGLYQPQGLAVDAAGTVYVTDFNNRVVSLAAGSNHQIVLPFSDLNYPEGVAVDAAGNVYVADRGNSRVVKLAAGSTVQTVLPFTGLKNPDGVAVDAAGNVYVTDTDNNRVVELNVATNSQTVLAFTGVTVPWGIAVDTAGDVYVTEHDNNQVVKLPAGSNTPIVLPFTGLNTPLAVTVDKSGTVYVADRGNDRVVKLRP, from the coding sequence GTGAGCGACACTATTTCGCGGGTAGGGTCGCGGTTTGGGCCGTATCAGCTGACGCGGCTACTGGGTCGCGGCGGCATGGGCGAGGTCTATGAAGCAGAAGACACTCGCAAGCACCGGGTGGTGGCGCTGAAGCTGATTTCAGCGCAATACTCCGATAATTCGGAGTTTCGTGCGCGGATGCAACGCGAGGCTGACACGGCGGGGCGGTTGACCGAGCCGCACATCGTGCCCATCCATGACTACGGCGAGATCAACGGGCAGTTCTATGTGGAGATGCGCCTGATCGACGGCGTTTCACTGCGTACCATGTTGAGCCAGTACGGTCCGCTGAGCCCGGCGCGAACAGTGGCCATCGTGCGCCAAATCGCGGCTGCGCTGGATGCCGCACACGCGAACGGCGTCACACACCGCGACGTCAAACCGGAAAACATCCTGGTCACCGGCAAGGACTTCGCTTACCTGGTGGATTTCGGGATCGCGCGCGCCGCGTCTGACCCCGGCCTGACCCAGAGCGGCACCGCGATTGGCACCTACAACTACATGGCCCCGGAGCGGTTCACCGGCAACGACGTCACCTACCGCGCTGATATCTATGCGCTGGCCTGCGTGTTGGGCGAGTGTTTGGTCGGGGCGCCGCCGTATCGTGCCGAAACTGTCGAACGGATGGTTGCTGCGCATCTGCTCGAGCCTGCCCCGCGGCCCAGCCAGCTGCGACCGGGAATGGTTCCAGCGGCGTTCGACGAGGTGATCGCTAAAGGCATGGCCAAAAACCCCGCCGACCGCTATGCCACCGCGGGTGATCTGGCCGAAGCCGCCCACCAGGCGCTGACCGCACCCGAGCAGCACCAGGAAGCCACGATTCTGCAGCACGGCGACAACGCGACCCTGCTGGGCACCGCCGGCTGGGCCCATTACCCAGGCTCGGGCACCGACCCCAGGTCAATGGTTGGATCAGCGCCCGGCGAGGAGACCATGGCTCGTCCGGTAGCTCATCCGGCAACCACCGACAGTGGCGATGGCGGCTGGCGGCCAACTGGGCCGCCGTACTACGCCAGTCCGGCTGGCCCACCGACGTTTAGCCAACCACCCGCCGTGCCTGACCCGGGCTTGAATCGCGGTGCTGCCCAGTCCCGCCGGAAACGCACGCGGTGGATCGTCGTCGGCGCTGCGGTGCTCGTGCTGGTGGCCGCCATCGGCATCACCCAGGTCCTCAGATCGGGTCTGTTGTCGCCGTCTGGGCAGGCGGCCGGGCAAACCGTGCTGCCGTTCAATGGCATCGACTTTCGGCTGTCTCCCAGTGGGGTGGCGGTCGACAAAGCCGGCGACGTGTATGTCACCAGTGAAGGCATGTACGGGCGGGTGGTGGAGTTGGCGCCGGGATCGAGCACCCCGACGGTGCTGCCGTTCTCGGGTCTCTATCAGCCCCAGGGGCTGGCGGTGGACGCCGCCGGCACGGTGTATGTCACCGATTTCAACAACCGGGTGGTGTCGTTGGCGGCCGGGTCCAACCATCAGATCGTGCTGCCGTTTTCTGATCTCAATTACCCCGAGGGTGTTGCGGTGGACGCCGCCGGCAACGTCTATGTCGCCGACCGGGGCAATAGCAGGGTCGTCAAGCTCGCGGCGGGGTCCACCGTCCAGACCGTGCTGCCGTTCACTGGCCTGAAGAACCCCGATGGTGTGGCGGTGGACGCCGCCGGCAACGTCTATGTCACCGACACCGACAACAACCGGGTGGTGGAACTCAACGTCGCGACAAACAGCCAGACCGTGCTGGCGTTCACCGGCGTCACCGTGCCCTGGGGCATCGCGGTGGACACCGCCGGCGACGTCTATGTCACCGAACACGACAACAACCAGGTGGTGAAATTGCCGGCCGGCTCCAACACCCCGATCGTGCTGCCATTTACCGGCCTCAATACCCCCTTGGCGGTGACGGTGGACAAAAGCGGGACCGTCTACGTCGCCGACCGCGGCAACGACCGGGTCGTCAAACTGAGGCCCTAA
- a CDS encoding CoA transferase, translated as MPNSNPAKPLDGFRVLDFTQNVAGPLAGQVLADLGAEVIKIEAPGGEAARQITAVLPGRPPLATYFLPNNRGKKSVTVDLTHDEARQQILRLADTADVVLEGFRPGVMERMGLGPNDLRSRNPKLIYARLTAFGGNGPHGSRPGVDLMVAAEAGMTTGMPTPDGKPQIIPFQLVDNASGHVLAQAVLAALLNRERHGVSDIVRVAMYDVAVGLQANQLTLHLNKADSARATSKPAPEQYPKAKRRKGVGFATQPSDAFRTADGYVVISAYVPKHWQKLCRIIGRPDLVDDERFRDQRARAVNYPELTDELQAALAAKTAAEWVKLLQQGGLMACLAHTWKQVVDTPLFAENDLALHVGSGDPQLGAVTVIRTPARYVSFNAVVTDPPPAAGQHNDVFLTGPPSDS; from the coding sequence ATGCCAAACAGCAACCCCGCCAAACCACTTGACGGCTTTCGGGTCCTCGATTTCACCCAAAACGTGGCCGGGCCGTTGGCCGGACAGGTGCTGGCCGATCTAGGCGCCGAGGTCATCAAGATTGAAGCGCCCGGCGGTGAGGCGGCCCGCCAGATCACCGCAGTCCTTCCCGGACGCCCACCGCTGGCGACATATTTTCTGCCCAACAACCGCGGCAAGAAATCGGTAACAGTGGACCTGACCCACGACGAGGCCAGACAGCAGATACTGCGGCTCGCCGATACCGCCGACGTCGTGCTGGAAGGTTTTCGCCCCGGGGTTATGGAGCGAATGGGCCTGGGCCCCAACGACTTGCGGTCGCGAAACCCCAAGCTGATCTATGCGCGCTTGACGGCGTTCGGCGGTAACGGCCCCCACGGCAGCCGGCCGGGCGTCGATCTGATGGTCGCCGCCGAGGCCGGCATGACCACCGGGATGCCCACGCCGGACGGCAAACCGCAGATCATCCCCTTCCAACTCGTCGACAACGCCAGCGGTCACGTGCTAGCTCAGGCGGTGCTGGCGGCGCTGCTCAACCGCGAGCGCCACGGGGTGTCCGACATTGTCCGAGTCGCGATGTACGACGTCGCGGTAGGCCTGCAGGCCAACCAGCTAACACTGCATCTCAACAAGGCCGACAGCGCCCGAGCAACCTCCAAGCCAGCACCGGAGCAGTATCCGAAAGCTAAGCGGCGCAAGGGAGTTGGCTTTGCCACCCAACCCTCGGACGCCTTCCGAACCGCCGATGGATACGTCGTGATCAGCGCGTATGTGCCCAAGCACTGGCAGAAGTTGTGTCGCATCATCGGCCGACCCGATCTCGTTGACGATGAGCGATTCCGCGACCAACGCGCGCGGGCGGTCAACTACCCCGAGTTGACCGACGAACTTCAGGCGGCGCTGGCCGCCAAGACCGCTGCCGAATGGGTTAAGTTGCTGCAGCAGGGCGGTCTGATGGCCTGCCTGGCCCACACCTGGAAGCAGGTCGTCGACACCCCGTTGTTCGCCGAGAACGACCTCGCCCTGCACGTCGGCAGCGGTGACCCGCAGCTTGGGGCCGTCACGGTGATCCGCACACCGGCCCGCTACGTGAGCTTCAACGCCGTGGTCACCGATCCCCCGCCGGCCGCGGGCCAGCACAACGATGTGTTTCTGACTGGGCCACCGAGTGATTCGTGA
- a CDS encoding class I SAM-dependent methyltransferase gives MGRTDNDTWDAATSVGATATMVAAGRARATRDALIDDPFAEPLVRAVGIDFFTRWAIGELTSAEVDIPDAPWGMQRMTDVLTVRTRYIDAFLADAALSEAPGIRQAVILASGLDARGYRLAWPTGMTVFEIDQPQVLEFKSFTLAALDASPTTDLRAVPIDLRHDWPSALRQAGFDPGRRTAWLAEGLLAFLPSQAQDRLLDNITALSADGSRLVAETFLNSPDALQALEAANQKWYAHGLDVVLDNLGYPGERHDVATYLDARGWSVTETRLEQLLADNGLPVPPTSQRPASAVSDNYYCTAVLHRGADAP, from the coding sequence ATGGGGCGCACCGACAACGACACCTGGGACGCGGCGACGAGCGTGGGTGCTACCGCCACGATGGTGGCCGCGGGACGGGCCCGGGCCACCAGGGATGCCCTGATCGACGACCCGTTCGCCGAACCGCTGGTGCGGGCGGTCGGCATCGATTTCTTCACCCGATGGGCGATCGGCGAACTGACTTCCGCTGAGGTCGATATCCCCGACGCCCCCTGGGGCATGCAGCGGATGACCGATGTGCTGACGGTGCGTACTCGCTACATCGACGCGTTTCTGGCCGACGCGGCGTTGTCCGAGGCACCGGGAATCCGCCAGGCGGTCATTTTGGCCTCGGGCCTCGATGCCCGCGGCTATCGACTTGCCTGGCCGACGGGGATGACAGTGTTCGAGATCGACCAACCGCAAGTCCTCGAATTCAAGAGCTTCACGTTAGCCGCGCTCGACGCTTCCCCGACGACCGACCTTCGGGCGGTGCCAATCGACCTCCGCCACGATTGGCCGTCGGCGCTGCGCCAGGCTGGTTTCGACCCGGGACGCCGCACCGCGTGGCTCGCCGAGGGCCTGCTCGCATTCCTGCCCTCGCAGGCGCAGGATCGCTTGCTGGACAACATCACCGCGCTCAGCGCCGACGGTAGCCGGTTGGTGGCGGAGACATTTCTCAACTCCCCAGATGCCTTGCAGGCGTTGGAAGCCGCGAATCAAAAGTGGTATGCGCACGGTCTGGACGTCGTGCTCGACAACCTGGGCTACCCCGGCGAGCGCCACGACGTCGCAACCTATCTCGACGCGCGCGGCTGGAGCGTGACGGAAACGCGGCTAGAACAGTTGTTGGCCGACAACGGCTTACCGGTTCCACCAACAAGCCAGCGGCCAGCATCGGCCGTTTCCGACAATTACTACTGCACCGCGGTGCTGCACCGGGGGGCCGACGCACCCTAG
- a CDS encoding cation transporter, which produces MPMTSRTVGDPVESAAHVDCGTSPRDAGWQRNARWARWLAWVSLAVLLIEGALGLWQGLAVGSIALTGWALGGGSEGLASAMVLWRFTGTRTASETAERRAQRGVAVSFWLTAPYIAVESIRDLAGQHHAETSVVGIGLTALALVLMPILGWANHRVGARLASAATEGEGTQNYLCAAQAAGVLIGLAITACWPDGWWVDPTIGLAIAAVAAWQGIRAWRGHDCGC; this is translated from the coding sequence ATGCCGATGACCTCCCGCACGGTCGGTGATCCCGTCGAATCGGCTGCCCATGTCGACTGTGGCACCTCCCCGCGCGATGCCGGATGGCAGCGGAACGCTCGGTGGGCGCGGTGGCTGGCCTGGGTCAGCCTCGCCGTGTTGCTCATCGAGGGCGCCCTGGGACTGTGGCAGGGTTTGGCGGTCGGATCCATCGCATTGACCGGGTGGGCCCTCGGCGGCGGATCCGAAGGGTTGGCCAGCGCGATGGTGCTCTGGCGTTTCACTGGCACTCGCACGGCGTCGGAGACCGCCGAGCGGCGCGCACAACGTGGTGTGGCGGTGTCGTTTTGGCTGACTGCCCCCTACATCGCTGTCGAATCCATCCGTGACCTGGCCGGCCAGCACCACGCCGAGACGTCGGTAGTCGGCATCGGGTTAACGGCGCTGGCCTTGGTGTTGATGCCGATTCTCGGCTGGGCCAACCACCGGGTGGGTGCTCGGCTGGCCTCGGCGGCCACCGAGGGCGAAGGCACCCAGAACTACCTGTGCGCCGCCCAGGCCGCCGGGGTGCTGATCGGCTTGGCGATCACTGCTTGCTGGCCCGACGGTTGGTGGGTTGATCCCACCATCGGTCTGGCCATCGCCGCCGTGGCGGCGTGGCAGGGCATCCGAGCGTGGCGTGGCCACGACTGTGGCTGCTGA